One genomic window of Glycine max cultivar Williams 82 chromosome 16, Glycine_max_v4.0, whole genome shotgun sequence includes the following:
- the LOC100805872 gene encoding proline-rich receptor-like protein kinase PERK4, with protein sequence MSSPHNSAPHNSTPDNSSPDDATPDNSIPDNSTPDDATPDNSIPDNFTPDNSTPDNSTPDNSNGSHKSSSMSPPSMERHNTPTSGKDSPNKSLNAKSSGSNNDSGDKAAMGAGIGVGFVLLVLVIVCFIWRCKKKKRKQKYYYPDPSQGKASNYYNSGQHPLPSWQAGSGPHGGDHVMRVQQQQGMGMGMGMGMGMGMGPHSGGWGAPPHPMMSSGEMSSNYSLGMSSSSPGLSLALNANGGTFTYEELAAATKGFANENIIGQGGFGYVHKGILPNGKEVAVKSLKAGSGQGEREFQAEIEIISRVHHRHLVSLVGYCICGGQRMLVYEFVPNSTLEHHLHGKGMPTMDWPTRMRIALGSAKGLAYLHEDCSPRIIHRDIKASNVLLDQSFEAKVSDFGLAKLTNDTNTHVSTRVMGTFGYLAPEYASSGKLTEKSDVFSFGVMLLELITGKRPVDLTNAMDESLVDWARPLLNKGLEDGNFRELVDPFLEGKYNPQEMTRMAACAAASIRHSAKKRSKMSQIVRALEGEASLEDLKDGMKLKGSGNGNSSAYPSSYGSSEYDTMQYNADMIKFRQAIMSSQEFNDSSELSSKEMSYH encoded by the exons ATGTCTTCCCCTCATAACTCTGCTCCCCATAATTCCACTCCCGATAACTCCTCCCCTGATGATGCCACTCCCGATAATTCCATTCCCGATAACTCCACCCCTGATGATGCCACTCCTGATAATTCCATTCCCGACAATTTCACACCTGATAATTCTACGCCTGATAACTCCACGCCCGATAACTCCAATGGGTCACACAAAAGTTCCTCAATGTCCCCTCCTTCAATGGAGAGACACAATACTCCAACATCGGGAAAAGATTCGCCAAATAAATCATTGAATGCGAAATCATCGGGTTCAAACAATGACAGTGGTGATAAAGCAGCAATGGGAGCTGGGATTGGAGTAGGGTTTGTTCTTCTTGTGCTAGTCATTGTGTGTTTCATTTGGAGGTGCAAGAAGAAAAAACGAAAGCAAAAGTATTATTATCCAGATCCTTCTCAAGGAAAAG CGAGTAACTATTACAACAGTGGGCAACACCCTCTCCCTAGTTGGCAAGCAGGTTCAGGTCCTCATGGGGGTGACCATGTTATGAGggtacaacaacaacaaggaaTGGGAATGGGAATGGGAATGGGGATGGGTATGGGAATGGGTCCTCATAGTGGTGGCTGGGGTGCACCACCACATCCTATGATGAGCAGTGGTGAAATGAGCTCCAATTACTCATTGGGAATGAGTTCTTCCTCACCAGGCCTTTCTCTTGCACTCAACGCCAATGGTGGCACATTCACTTATGAGGAACTTGCAGCTGCCACCAAAGGTTTTGCCAATGAGAACATCATAGGACAAGGTGGCTTTGGTTATGTCCACAAGGGAATTTTGCCTAATGGAAAGGAAGTGGCTGTTAAGAGTCTTAAAGCGGGTAGTGGCCAAGGAGAGCGTGAGTTCCAAGCTGAGATTGAAATCATTAGCCGTGTTCATCATCGCCATCTTGTGTCACTTGTTGGATATTGCATTTGTGGGGGGCAAAGAATGTTGGTCTATGAATTTGTTCCCAATTCGACTTTGGAACATCACCTTCATG GAAAGGGCATGCCTACGATGGATTGGCCTACTAGAATGCGAATTGCACTTGGATCCGCTAAAGGGCTTGCCTACCTTCATGAAGATT GTAGCCCTCGCATTATCCACCGTGATATTAAAGCTTCTAATGTCCTTCTTGATCAAAGCTTCGAAGCAAAG GTCTCTGATTTTGGATTGGCTAAGTTGACCAATGATACTAATACACATGTCTCTACTCGTGTCATGGGAACATTCGG GTATCTCGCCCCAGAATACGCATCAAGTGGAAAATTGACAGAGAAATCTGACGTTTTCTCATTTGGGGTCATGCTATTGGAACTCATAACCGGGAAACGACCTGTGGATTTGACAAATGCCATGGATGAAAGTTTAGTGGATTGG GCTCGACCACTCCTGAATAAAGGGTTGGAGGATGGCAACTTTAGAGAGTTAGTGGATCCatttttggaaggcaaatacAATCCCCAAGAAATGACAAGAATGGCAGCCTGCGCTGCTGCAAGCATTCGTCATTCTGCCAAGAAACGTTCAAAAATGAGTcag ATTGTAAGAGCACTGGAAGGAGAAGCCTCATTGGAAGACTTGAAAGATGGAATGAAGCTTAAAGGGAGTGGGAATGGGAATAGCAGTGCTTACCCTTCTTCATATGGGAGCTCAGAATATGATACAATGCAATATAATGCTGATATGATAAAGTTCAGACAGGCAATAATGTCAAGCCAAGAATTTAACGACAGCAGTGAGCTTTCCAGTAAGGAGATGAGTTATCATTAG